A stretch of Microbulbifer sp. SAOS-129_SWC DNA encodes these proteins:
- the folD gene encoding bifunctional methylenetetrahydrofolate dehydrogenase/methenyltetrahydrofolate cyclohydrolase FolD, with product MSALVLDGKALAQKTEQELSARVAALKEKSGGQTPILATILVGDDPASATYVKMKGNACRRVGMDSLQVELPSSTTTEQLLAKIEELNANANVHGILLQHPVPEQIDERACFDAIALQKDVDGVTCLGFGRMAMGEDAYGCATPKGIMRLLEAYDIDLEGKHAVVVGRSPILGKPMAAMLLNANATVTICHSRTRDLAEHIARADIVVGAVGRPEFIKADWIKDGAVVVDAGYHPGGVGDIELAPLVDRVAAYTPVPGGVGPMTINTLIYQSVDSGERKIGA from the coding sequence ATGTCTGCACTGGTTCTGGACGGCAAAGCCCTGGCACAGAAAACCGAACAAGAGCTCTCCGCGCGCGTCGCCGCGCTGAAAGAAAAGAGCGGTGGCCAGACACCGATTCTGGCCACCATCCTGGTCGGCGACGATCCGGCCTCCGCCACCTATGTCAAAATGAAAGGCAATGCCTGCCGCCGCGTCGGCATGGACTCCCTGCAGGTGGAGCTGCCCTCCTCTACCACCACGGAGCAGCTGCTGGCCAAGATCGAGGAGCTGAATGCCAATGCCAACGTGCACGGCATCCTGCTGCAGCACCCGGTGCCGGAACAGATTGACGAGCGCGCCTGCTTCGATGCCATTGCCCTGCAAAAAGACGTCGATGGCGTCACCTGCCTCGGCTTCGGACGCATGGCCATGGGTGAAGACGCCTACGGCTGCGCCACCCCGAAGGGCATCATGCGGTTGCTGGAAGCCTACGACATTGACCTCGAAGGCAAGCACGCAGTCGTCGTCGGTCGCAGCCCGATCCTCGGCAAGCCGATGGCGGCCATGCTGCTGAACGCGAATGCCACTGTCACCATCTGCCACTCCCGTACCCGGGACCTGGCTGAACATATCGCCCGCGCGGATATTGTCGTCGGCGCGGTGGGCCGCCCCGAATTCATCAAGGCGGACTGGATCAAGGACGGCGCCGTGGTCGTCGACGCCGGCTATCACCCCGGCGGTGTCGGCGATATCGAACTGGCCCCACTGGTGGATCGCGTCGCCGCCTACACCCCGGTGCCCGGTGGCGTCGGCCCGATGACCATCAACACCCTGATTTACCAGTCAGTAGATTCCGGCGAACGCAAGATCGGCGCCTGA
- a CDS encoding DUF4224 domain-containing protein encodes MSNLLTKAEIARLTGAPADNPEAQKQVLDANRIPYVRRRDGRPALTWDMVNQAALARVNSTPAANGSTLPSGFKLPIAS; translated from the coding sequence ATGAGCAACCTACTCACCAAAGCCGAGATCGCCCGCCTCACCGGCGCCCCGGCCGACAACCCGGAGGCGCAGAAGCAGGTGCTGGACGCCAACCGCATCCCCTACGTGCGCCGCAGGGACGGCAGGCCAGCGCTGACTTGGGATATGGTCAACCAGGCTGCACTCGCCCGCGTCAACTCGACTCCGGCCGCCAACGGCAGTACCCTGCCTTCGGGGTTCAAACTACCGATTGCCAGCTAA
- a CDS encoding methyltransferase: MAILLSQLLETDPANTLWIADENSKPLLQQGFAFSGHLLTNRWDVAQLAEGKAARVHFNDFRLEALEQRFRYIVFPVAKEKAITHHVINTAGKLLHELGALLLIGHKNSGIKTYGSKTARYFGHDKELRKDGQDYQAMITLPRGGPLGDPLDDSDYPQLRQPDALGGLYSKPGLFGWNKVDKGSALLARQFPGQKPADGARVVDLGCGYGYLCTQLAAHGNFHFTATDNNAAALLACAENFKALQLEGAVVPTDAGAELDAANADLVICNPPFHQGFQVEGDLTERFLINSARVLKPGGSALFVVNEFIPLPRKAERHFAAVELLVKEDGFCVYRLAQ; encoded by the coding sequence ATGGCCATACTCTTAAGCCAACTGCTGGAAACCGATCCCGCCAACACCCTGTGGATCGCCGACGAAAACAGCAAGCCGCTGCTGCAGCAGGGGTTCGCCTTTTCCGGCCACCTGCTGACCAATCGCTGGGATGTCGCCCAACTGGCCGAGGGCAAGGCGGCCCGGGTGCACTTCAACGATTTTCGCCTGGAAGCGCTGGAGCAGCGCTTCCGCTATATCGTGTTCCCGGTGGCAAAGGAAAAGGCCATTACCCACCACGTGATCAACACGGCCGGCAAACTCCTGCACGAACTGGGCGCGTTACTGCTGATCGGCCACAAAAACAGCGGCATCAAGACCTACGGCAGCAAAACCGCGCGCTATTTCGGCCACGACAAGGAACTGCGCAAGGACGGCCAGGACTACCAGGCCATGATCACCCTGCCCCGCGGTGGTCCGCTCGGCGATCCGCTGGACGACAGCGACTACCCGCAGTTGCGCCAGCCCGACGCCCTGGGCGGCCTCTACAGCAAACCGGGCCTGTTCGGCTGGAACAAGGTGGACAAAGGCAGCGCGCTGTTGGCGCGGCAATTCCCCGGGCAAAAACCGGCCGACGGCGCCCGGGTGGTGGATCTCGGCTGCGGTTACGGCTACCTGTGTACGCAGCTGGCCGCGCACGGCAACTTCCATTTCACCGCTACCGACAACAACGCGGCGGCATTGCTGGCCTGTGCGGAAAATTTCAAAGCGCTGCAGCTGGAGGGCGCGGTGGTTCCCACCGATGCCGGCGCAGAACTGGATGCCGCCAACGCGGATCTGGTGATCTGCAACCCGCCATTTCACCAGGGCTTTCAGGTGGAGGGCGATCTCACCGAGCGCTTCTTGATCAACAGCGCGCGGGTGCTGAAACCCGGCGGCAGCGCGCTGTTTGTGGTGAATGAATTTATCCCGCTGCCGCGCAAGGCGGAGCGTCATTTTGCCGCGGTGGAGTTGCTTGTGAAAGAGGACGGCTTCTGTGTCTACCGGCTGGCACAGTAG
- a CDS encoding class I SAM-dependent methyltransferase, whose amino-acid sequence MALVWERHRGGNHYQVRRHGASVRLYSNGVFHSQWNPRDPLKGSLWELLLLPAFFRPPGRIRSVLLLGVGGGALIRLLQRFVAPQRIVGVDLDATHLQVARRHFGVRDAELVCADAQDFVADLLSSGEQGGFDLVVDDLFGHADGEAQRAVAADRTWCAGLLRLVADDGLLVSNFGSRRELLASGWRTGALREHLSSAWTLELPAYENCIYAASRQPLAMAAVRQGAPAAINPAHPARRLSGRWQRLR is encoded by the coding sequence ATGGCGCTGGTGTGGGAGCGGCACCGCGGCGGCAACCACTACCAGGTACGGCGCCACGGGGCCAGCGTGCGCCTGTATAGCAATGGCGTGTTCCACTCGCAGTGGAATCCGCGCGACCCGCTCAAGGGGTCGCTATGGGAGCTGCTGTTGCTGCCGGCGTTTTTCCGCCCGCCGGGGCGCATTCGCTCGGTACTGCTGCTCGGCGTCGGCGGTGGCGCCCTGATCCGGCTGTTACAGCGCTTTGTGGCGCCGCAGCGGATTGTCGGCGTCGACCTGGATGCCACTCATTTGCAGGTGGCCAGACGCCATTTCGGGGTGCGCGACGCCGAGCTGGTTTGCGCCGATGCGCAGGATTTTGTTGCCGATTTACTCTCCAGCGGGGAACAGGGTGGCTTCGATCTGGTGGTAGACGACCTGTTTGGCCACGCCGATGGCGAGGCGCAGCGCGCTGTGGCTGCCGACCGCACCTGGTGTGCCGGCCTGCTGCGACTGGTGGCGGATGACGGTTTGCTGGTATCGAATTTCGGCAGCCGGCGGGAGCTGCTGGCCAGCGGCTGGCGCACCGGGGCGCTGCGCGAGCACTTGTCCAGTGCCTGGACGCTAGAGTTGCCGGCCTACGAGAACTGTATCTACGCGGCCAGTCGACAGCCGTTGGCGATGGCCGCTGTGCGGCAGGGCGCCCCGGCCGCGATCAATCCGGCGCACCCGGCCCGGCGCCTGAGCGGGCGCTGGCAGAGATTGCGTTGA
- a CDS encoding tyrosine-type recombinase/integrase, translating to MGRQRKPENAWMPPHVARYKGGYRVRKKGDPTRHIAGPDASNSEVWAAYERYLADLVQKTFTVADLIELYFASPQYTKHLKPATQQDYERYSKQVRESFGEMSPDAITSPLVQLYLDARGNKHPAAANRERTFLGILMKWGKARGFVTIEDPTTAVRPLPEGPGGRYVEDWEYEAFWRWLGERGHAVHQCAMEIAYLCAARQQDVLALTRKDIQEDGLLIVQAKTGKQQLKLWSPALHDAVERALATNTEAQIQTTHILRSRTGRRYTRTGFNAVWQREQRAALEAGALQERFRFHDLKIKAASDFDGDVQQFTGHKTRSMAERYNRRPDRVVSLNRAKRETSS from the coding sequence ATGGGCAGACAACGCAAACCAGAAAACGCCTGGATGCCACCGCACGTGGCGCGCTACAAAGGGGGTTACCGGGTCCGCAAGAAGGGCGATCCCACCCGGCATATCGCCGGGCCGGACGCCAGCAATTCGGAGGTCTGGGCCGCCTACGAACGCTACCTCGCCGATCTGGTGCAGAAGACCTTCACCGTCGCCGACCTGATCGAGCTCTACTTCGCCAGCCCCCAGTACACCAAGCACCTGAAGCCCGCTACCCAGCAGGACTACGAGCGCTACAGCAAGCAGGTCCGCGAGTCGTTCGGGGAGATGTCCCCGGATGCCATCACCAGCCCGCTGGTGCAGCTGTACCTGGACGCCCGCGGCAACAAGCACCCAGCCGCCGCCAACCGCGAGCGCACCTTCCTCGGTATCCTGATGAAATGGGGCAAGGCGCGGGGCTTCGTCACCATCGAGGACCCCACCACCGCCGTGCGCCCACTGCCGGAGGGACCGGGCGGTCGCTATGTCGAAGACTGGGAGTATGAGGCATTCTGGCGCTGGCTCGGCGAGCGCGGCCACGCGGTGCACCAGTGCGCCATGGAGATCGCCTACCTGTGCGCCGCCCGCCAGCAGGACGTACTGGCGCTCACCCGCAAGGACATCCAGGAAGACGGCCTGCTGATCGTCCAGGCCAAGACCGGCAAGCAGCAGTTGAAGCTGTGGAGCCCCGCCCTGCACGACGCCGTAGAGCGCGCCCTGGCCACCAATACCGAGGCGCAGATACAGACCACCCACATCCTGCGCAGCCGCACCGGCCGCCGCTACACCCGCACCGGATTCAACGCCGTGTGGCAACGCGAGCAACGCGCCGCCCTCGAGGCCGGCGCCCTCCAGGAGCGCTTCCGCTTCCACGACCTGAAGATCAAAGCGGCGTCAGATTTCGACGGTGACGTGCAACAGTTCACCGGCCACAAAACCCGCTCGATGGCCGAACGCTACAACCGTAGACCGGACCGTGTGGTCTCGCTGAACAGGGCCAAACGGGAAACCTCAAGTTAG
- a CDS encoding Wadjet anti-phage system protein JetD domain-containing protein — translation MERIPDLVAANPLVMGLLEYVLEKRDEQILCGDERPIALTLDPKNAPRALRAALAPLTDPAYDDGELWDELRWVAEDRRLFSIKNPQRRSVGNAAWQGARLYFDDRAEALVRDWLQRPRPLRQNPEWLAALAEFAPRFANPEAFPPDGPELDPGFADYRELLTCWASVGTELARGGAQSWRQLSARCFLGDSKYLDSAVRQALLRGLFPAQSGKVSERPLLLHLYLPAQVQQVLLVENQDSFLWLADRAPAATALVYIEGYRGGAARVRQPGVTRFSTLNAADSEARGTFLAWWQGQLEQNWPVYFWGDLDYEGLQIAAALRHSFPTLQCWRPGFAPLLERLRRGGGHRPEQAGKARQKYIASTGCAFADGELLPALRESGRFVDQEALSADELDLEVAEL, via the coding sequence ATGGAAAGGATTCCCGACTTGGTCGCGGCCAATCCGCTGGTGATGGGCCTGCTGGAATACGTGCTGGAAAAGCGCGATGAGCAGATACTGTGCGGTGACGAACGCCCGATTGCGCTGACCCTGGATCCAAAGAATGCCCCGCGGGCCCTGCGCGCCGCGCTGGCGCCACTGACGGATCCCGCCTACGACGACGGCGAGCTCTGGGACGAGCTGCGCTGGGTTGCAGAGGATCGCCGTCTTTTCTCGATCAAAAATCCCCAGCGCCGCAGTGTCGGTAATGCCGCCTGGCAGGGCGCGCGACTCTATTTCGACGACCGTGCCGAGGCGCTTGTGCGCGACTGGCTGCAGCGGCCGCGGCCGCTGCGCCAGAATCCCGAGTGGTTGGCGGCACTGGCTGAGTTCGCACCGCGCTTCGCCAATCCGGAAGCGTTCCCGCCCGACGGCCCGGAACTGGACCCGGGCTTTGCCGATTACCGCGAGCTGCTGACCTGCTGGGCGAGTGTCGGCACAGAGCTTGCGCGCGGCGGGGCGCAGTCCTGGCGCCAGTTGTCGGCGCGCTGTTTTCTCGGTGATTCCAAATACCTGGACAGCGCTGTGCGCCAGGCACTGCTGCGCGGCCTGTTTCCCGCGCAGAGCGGCAAAGTGAGCGAGCGGCCGCTGCTGTTACACCTGTATCTGCCGGCGCAGGTGCAGCAGGTACTGCTGGTCGAGAATCAGGATTCTTTTCTGTGGCTGGCGGATCGGGCGCCGGCTGCCACGGCGCTGGTGTATATCGAAGGATACCGCGGCGGCGCGGCCCGGGTGCGCCAGCCGGGCGTGACCCGTTTCAGCACGCTGAATGCGGCGGACTCCGAGGCGCGCGGCACCTTTCTGGCCTGGTGGCAGGGACAGCTGGAGCAAAACTGGCCGGTATACTTCTGGGGCGACCTGGACTACGAGGGATTACAGATCGCCGCCGCACTGCGACACAGCTTCCCGACGCTGCAATGTTGGCGCCCGGGCTTCGCACCGCTGCTGGAGCGGTTGCGCCGCGGCGGCGGACACCGACCGGAGCAGGCCGGTAAGGCGCGACAGAAATATATTGCTAGCACCGGCTGCGCCTTCGCCGACGGAGAGCTGTTACCGGCACTGCGGGAGTCGGGGCGATTCGTCGATCAGGAGGCGCTGAGCGCCGACGAGCTGGATCTGGAAGTGGCGGAGCTGTGA
- a CDS encoding HNH endonuclease signature motif containing protein, which translates to MKSRNPWCEAELAQLRAIYPHQPTANVARALGRSESSINGKAYQLRLRKSVEYYTRTVAGRLRKGDTRGAKTRFKKGNTPHNKGVKGWQAGGDAHKTRFKPGHRPHTWKPIGSERLTKDGYLQRKVSDTGYPPRDWKMVHILLWEARNGPLPRGHMIVFRNGDKTDIRPDNLECISRADNMRRNTVHRLPKELAEICQLKGALQRQINKRG; encoded by the coding sequence GTGAAATCCCGCAACCCCTGGTGCGAAGCCGAGCTGGCACAGCTGCGCGCGATCTACCCGCACCAGCCCACCGCAAACGTGGCCCGCGCGCTCGGTCGCAGCGAATCCTCGATCAACGGCAAGGCCTACCAGCTGCGCCTGAGGAAGAGCGTCGAATATTACACCCGCACGGTCGCGGGCCGGCTCCGGAAAGGCGACACCCGTGGAGCGAAGACCCGCTTCAAGAAGGGCAACACTCCGCACAACAAAGGCGTGAAGGGCTGGCAGGCCGGCGGCGATGCGCACAAGACCCGATTCAAGCCCGGGCACAGGCCGCACACCTGGAAGCCGATCGGCAGCGAGCGCCTGACCAAGGACGGCTACCTGCAGCGCAAGGTCAGCGACACCGGCTACCCGCCGCGGGACTGGAAGATGGTACACATCCTGCTGTGGGAAGCGCGCAACGGGCCACTGCCACGGGGGCACATGATCGTGTTCCGCAACGGCGACAAGACCGACATCCGCCCGGACAACCTCGAGTGCATCAGCCGCGCGGACAATATGCGCCGCAACACAGTGCACCGCCTACCGAAGGAGCTGGCCGAAATCTGCCAATTGAAGGGCGCCCTACAGCGCCAGATCAACAAGAGAGGCTAA
- the rsuA gene encoding 16S rRNA pseudouridine(516) synthase RsuA: MRLDKAVSQVTDLSRAEVKRAARAGRITVNDDVVTDPSSKVADSDLLCLDGEPLAEPGPRYFMLHKPLGYVSATKDSEHPTVLDLLDEPNKQKLHIAGRLDIDTTGLVLLTDDGQWSHKVTSPRHHCDKVYYAHLAEQIDDGAVEKFAKGIWLENEKKRTKPARLEILYANEVRITISEGRYHQVKRMFAALGNRVLELHRERIGDIALDEDLEPGDYRPLSADEIASIQ; this comes from the coding sequence ATGCGCCTAGATAAAGCCGTCAGTCAGGTCACTGACCTCTCCCGCGCCGAAGTAAAACGTGCCGCCCGCGCCGGACGCATCACTGTCAACGACGATGTTGTCACCGACCCCTCCAGCAAGGTTGCCGACAGCGACCTGTTGTGTCTCGACGGCGAACCACTGGCGGAACCCGGCCCGCGCTATTTTATGCTGCACAAGCCGCTCGGTTACGTCAGCGCCACCAAGGACAGCGAACACCCTACCGTCCTCGATCTGCTCGATGAGCCCAACAAGCAGAAACTGCATATCGCCGGGCGCCTCGACATCGACACCACCGGCCTGGTGCTGCTCACCGACGACGGCCAGTGGTCACACAAGGTCACCTCGCCACGCCACCACTGCGACAAGGTTTACTACGCGCACCTCGCGGAGCAGATCGATGACGGTGCCGTAGAAAAGTTCGCCAAAGGGATCTGGCTCGAAAACGAGAAGAAGCGCACCAAGCCCGCGCGCCTGGAGATCCTCTACGCTAACGAGGTGCGCATCACCATCAGCGAGGGGCGCTATCACCAGGTCAAACGGATGTTCGCCGCCCTCGGCAACCGGGTGCTGGAGCTGCACCGGGAACGCATCGGTGACATCGCGCTGGACGAAGACCTGGAACCCGGCGACTACCGTCCGTTGAGCGCCGACGAAATCGCCTCCATCCAATAA
- a CDS encoding SbcC/MukB-like Walker B domain-containing protein — protein sequence MFLKKLILINWGNIPQLEYDFGPINLFSGGNGSGKTTAADAIQTLMTAAHDTLFTFNPGQDETTQRGRGGKQVRTLASYVLGCDDGSYARLQPTDCYIAGVFHPTSGEDSEPFTAVMAIRAHLDTSSKPAQARQSDLRFFLFPGEQLAIGDFIREYKDGKHLLPLDKFNAVLGKQFAKVEQYDKKKAYLRRLYGALRGRRDAVPDREAMHAARTFSNFMAYKPVKSINDFVAQEVLEKRDLGDAIRSVSELMKTIHSMEQEARQIVDRVASLEQIAQNADLYRDQWLQLRVQEYQRARHRQLRVQKSYLAGKNSQQQLHANLESNTRETRIAAERAEQLNQELVELQAQRLGIDALRSKDQLEQRIAAAHRQLSEQGSPLAAQEQRWQQNRESAGELLNLLQGTAAELEIPALRNKSLVQCIKQVAKEDDLPDLHKLLGKDWIDLAALAPLRERAAASEALHNRLGGLLAGADDSESSLREQIEQQASRWQLKVQQLQKQLHAQESRIQHLQANRVRYPQSVEQALAAIREQCPAAEPRVLCDYVEVLDERWQMAVEGYLGGARFSIIVEPEHEAAAIRIVRNLPGRNNRARVIQGDKARRDAERAALPQGSIVELMDFNHKTAEYYLRASYGSVQQVRDENELRGTRRGLTADGLASGNYSMWRCDIDDAELVFGQGARARALAAQQRALEQLLAEAGQVNEQHQLYRRVAGAVRSLSGLQLVPVVDAALAAQREWRSAEQALENLDLGDSEQLEQQVAELKVQLQAQQKLQGSLQNDAGKLERDLENTARQLKALSAELDSLDEALEDSEAAVRRIGQIAPDYDAEQILEQADAQVESAADSFDFGADLEEMQGRLEKFCRQLDRAVMDYNGTLAAGAAAGDTLVFEPDLSSGHSEALFKLVCNLHSQVEALRNRLKNNLLVDRHEQLLGLKKSFNTTFVTHLCHAIYQSINDGKRVLDDLNKELEHHRFGADRERFRFAYTWVPEFRDYWNFFKAVIELPNLGEEESLFDAQLNPAQQKVRDRLLDMLLSEDEQVARRELDRISDYRNYRSYEIFKEPEGKEPIALSQYGTGSGGQLETPAYIIRSAAVTSAFRFNEGSSHLQMVLVDEAFSKMDETRSREVIRYLTETLGLQLVFIMPSSKSGPFMDLISNQFVFSKCPSSKPVGQLNTRVYVDRKVCNKERIAELWANHRRTIRQQASLDFMEMVEA from the coding sequence GTGTTTCTTAAGAAGCTGATCCTGATCAACTGGGGCAATATTCCCCAGCTGGAATACGATTTCGGCCCGATCAACCTGTTTTCCGGCGGTAACGGCTCCGGCAAAACCACCGCGGCCGACGCCATCCAGACACTGATGACCGCTGCCCACGACACCCTGTTTACCTTCAACCCGGGGCAGGATGAAACCACCCAGCGCGGCCGCGGCGGCAAGCAGGTGCGCACACTGGCCTCCTATGTGCTGGGCTGTGACGACGGCAGCTATGCGCGGCTGCAACCCACCGACTGCTATATCGCCGGCGTCTTCCATCCCACCAGCGGCGAGGACAGCGAACCGTTTACCGCGGTGATGGCGATTCGCGCACACCTGGATACCAGTAGCAAGCCGGCCCAGGCGCGCCAGAGCGATCTGCGCTTCTTCCTGTTCCCCGGCGAGCAGCTGGCCATCGGCGACTTCATTCGCGAGTACAAGGACGGCAAACACCTGTTGCCGCTGGACAAGTTCAACGCGGTGCTCGGCAAGCAGTTTGCCAAGGTGGAGCAGTACGACAAGAAAAAAGCCTACCTGCGTCGTCTCTACGGTGCGCTGCGCGGTCGCCGCGACGCGGTGCCGGATCGCGAGGCGATGCACGCCGCGCGCACTTTCTCCAACTTTATGGCCTACAAGCCGGTCAAGAGCATCAACGATTTTGTCGCCCAGGAAGTGCTGGAGAAGCGCGATCTGGGCGATGCCATCCGCTCGGTGTCGGAGTTGATGAAGACCATCCACTCGATGGAGCAGGAAGCGCGCCAGATTGTCGACCGGGTCGCATCGCTGGAGCAGATCGCGCAGAACGCCGATTTGTACCGCGATCAGTGGCTGCAGTTGCGGGTGCAGGAATACCAGCGCGCGCGCCATCGCCAGCTGCGGGTGCAGAAAAGCTACCTGGCCGGCAAGAACAGCCAGCAGCAACTGCACGCCAACCTGGAGAGCAATACGCGCGAAACCCGCATCGCCGCCGAGCGCGCCGAGCAACTGAACCAGGAACTGGTGGAACTGCAGGCGCAGCGTCTCGGTATTGACGCGCTGCGCAGCAAGGACCAGCTGGAACAGCGCATCGCCGCCGCCCACCGGCAGCTGTCGGAGCAGGGCAGCCCGCTGGCGGCGCAGGAGCAACGCTGGCAGCAGAACCGCGAATCTGCCGGCGAGCTGCTGAACCTGCTGCAGGGTACCGCCGCCGAGCTGGAAATTCCCGCCCTGCGCAATAAGTCGCTGGTGCAATGCATCAAGCAGGTGGCGAAAGAAGACGATCTGCCGGACCTGCACAAATTGTTGGGCAAGGACTGGATCGACCTGGCCGCGCTGGCGCCGCTGCGCGAGCGCGCCGCGGCCAGCGAGGCGCTGCACAACCGCCTCGGCGGACTGCTCGCCGGTGCCGACGACAGTGAATCCTCCCTGCGCGAACAGATAGAACAGCAGGCCTCGCGCTGGCAGCTCAAGGTACAGCAGTTGCAGAAACAGTTGCACGCGCAGGAGAGCCGTATCCAGCACCTGCAGGCCAACCGGGTGCGTTATCCGCAGTCGGTGGAGCAGGCGCTGGCGGCGATTCGCGAGCAGTGCCCGGCGGCCGAGCCGCGGGTGCTGTGCGACTATGTGGAGGTGCTGGACGAGCGCTGGCAGATGGCCGTGGAGGGCTACCTGGGCGGGGCGCGCTTCTCGATTATCGTCGAGCCCGAACACGAAGCGGCGGCGATCCGCATCGTGCGCAACCTGCCCGGGCGCAATAATCGCGCACGGGTTATCCAGGGCGACAAGGCGCGCCGCGATGCCGAGCGCGCGGCGCTGCCGCAGGGCTCCATCGTCGAGTTGATGGATTTCAACCACAAGACCGCCGAATACTATCTGCGTGCCTCCTACGGTTCGGTACAGCAGGTGCGCGACGAGAACGAGTTGCGCGGTACCCGCCGCGGCCTTACCGCCGACGGCCTGGCCAGCGGTAACTACAGCATGTGGCGCTGCGATATCGACGACGCTGAGCTGGTGTTCGGCCAGGGTGCCCGTGCCCGCGCGCTCGCCGCGCAGCAGCGCGCGCTGGAGCAGCTGCTGGCGGAGGCCGGCCAGGTCAACGAACAGCACCAGCTGTACCGCCGCGTTGCCGGTGCCGTGCGGAGTCTGTCTGGCCTGCAGCTGGTGCCGGTGGTGGACGCGGCGTTGGCGGCCCAGCGCGAGTGGCGCAGCGCCGAGCAGGCGCTGGAAAACCTCGACCTCGGCGACAGCGAACAGCTGGAGCAGCAGGTGGCGGAACTGAAAGTGCAGCTGCAGGCGCAGCAGAAACTGCAGGGCAGCCTGCAGAATGATGCCGGTAAGCTGGAGCGCGACCTGGAAAATACCGCCCGGCAGCTGAAGGCGCTTTCCGCGGAGCTGGATTCCCTCGACGAGGCGCTTGAAGACAGCGAGGCCGCGGTGCGCCGCATCGGCCAGATTGCACCGGACTACGATGCCGAGCAGATCCTCGAGCAGGCGGACGCGCAGGTGGAGAGCGCCGCCGACAGTTTCGATTTCGGCGCGGATCTCGAGGAGATGCAGGGGCGTCTGGAAAAATTCTGCCGCCAGCTGGACCGCGCGGTGATGGACTATAACGGCACCCTGGCGGCCGGCGCTGCCGCCGGCGATACGCTGGTGTTCGAGCCGGATCTGAGTTCCGGTCACAGCGAGGCGCTGTTCAAGCTGGTGTGCAACCTGCACAGCCAGGTGGAGGCGCTGCGCAACCGCCTCAAGAACAACCTGCTGGTGGACCGCCACGAACAGTTGCTGGGGCTGAAGAAATCCTTCAACACCACCTTCGTGACCCACCTGTGTCATGCCATCTACCAGTCGATCAACGACGGCAAGCGGGTGCTCGACGACCTCAACAAGGAACTGGAGCACCACCGCTTCGGCGCCGACCGCGAGCGGTTTCGCTTTGCCTATACCTGGGTGCCGGAATTCCGCGACTACTGGAATTTCTTCAAGGCGGTGATCGAATTACCCAATCTCGGTGAGGAAGAGAGCCTGTTCGACGCGCAGCTGAATCCGGCGCAGCAGAAGGTGCGCGACCGGTTGCTGGATATGCTGCTGTCCGAAGACGAGCAGGTGGCGCGGCGCGAGCTCGACCGCATCAGCGACTACCGCAACTACCGCAGCTATGAGATCTTCAAGGAGCCGGAAGGCAAGGAGCCGATTGCACTCAGCCAGTACGGTACCGGTTCCGGCGGCCAGCTGGAGACGCCGGCGTATATCATTCGCTCCGCGGCAGTGACCTCCGCCTTCCGCTTCAACGAGGGCAGCAGTCACCTGCAGATGGTGCTGGTAGACGAGGCCTTCTCGAAGATGGATGAGACCCGCTCACGCGAGGTGATTCGCTACCTGACCGAAACCCTGGGTCTGCAACTGGTATTTATCATGCCGAGCAGCAAGTCGGGGCCGTTTATGGACCTGATTTCCAACCAGTTCGTGTTCAGCAAGTGCCCGAGCAGTAAGCCCGTCGGTCAGCTGAATACGCGGGTCTATGTGGACCGCAAGGTGTGCAACAAGGAGCGTATCGCCGAGCTCTGGGCCAACCACCGCCGCACCATTCGCCAGCAGGCATCGCTGGACTTTATGGAGATGGTGGAGGCCTGA
- a CDS encoding GAF domain-containing protein translates to MSTRQFYDSLAEQLAGLLSGERDWLANCANASALLFMELADINWAGLYFLHGDELRVGPFQGKPACTRIPVGQGVCGTAVASGESQLVEDVHQFPGHIACDAVSASEVVIPLYAGDRCLGVLDIDSPSVARFDAGDLAGLQKFAQVLLEHSDLPAA, encoded by the coding sequence ATGTCGACCCGTCAATTCTATGATTCGCTCGCCGAACAGCTGGCGGGCCTGTTGTCCGGTGAGCGCGACTGGCTGGCCAATTGCGCCAACGCCAGTGCGCTGCTGTTTATGGAGCTGGCTGATATCAACTGGGCTGGTTTGTACTTCCTGCACGGTGATGAGCTGCGCGTCGGACCCTTCCAGGGCAAACCGGCCTGCACGCGTATTCCTGTGGGGCAGGGAGTCTGCGGGACCGCGGTGGCGAGCGGCGAGTCGCAGCTGGTGGAGGATGTGCACCAGTTCCCCGGGCATATCGCCTGTGATGCGGTGTCCGCTTCCGAGGTGGTGATTCCGCTGTACGCCGGCGACCGTTGCCTCGGCGTGCTGGATATCGACAGCCCCAGTGTGGCGCGCTTCGACGCCGGGGATCTGGCCGGCCTGCAGAAGTTCGCGCAGGTACTGCTCGAACACTCCGATCTGCCGGCCGCCTGA